One Amaranthus tricolor cultivar Red isolate AtriRed21 chromosome 10, ASM2621246v1, whole genome shotgun sequence genomic window carries:
- the LOC130824913 gene encoding uncharacterized mitochondrial protein AtMg00810-like, with amino-acid sequence MTTIRCVLALVASQKWIVYQLDVKNSFLHGSLNEQVYMQMPEGINNPKGKVCLLKKSLYVLKQASRQWHAKLFEELRSLGYGQSKNDYSLFIKRISSSIIIVTIHIDDILVTRNNQQEIKDLKDHLHKKFTIKDLGHLNYFLGMEISHTTEGVILTQYKFYAALLYVLNYVNGTCGQGIILKGSDKLVLQAFSNSNWASCLDSRRSITGYLILLGKSPICWKAKKQHIVSKSSSEAEYRDICLKRL; translated from the exons atgacaactATAAGATGCGTACTAGCATTAGTTGCATCTCAAAAATGGATAGTTTATCAACTTGATGTAAAGAATTCTTTTCTACATGGAAGTTTAAATGAGCAAGTATATATGCAAATGCCTGAAGGCATTAATAATCCCAAGGGGAAGGTCTGTTTACTTAAGAAGTCCCTATATGTCCTCAAACAGGCTTCAAGGCAATGGCATGCCAAACTCTTTGAAGAACTAAGAAGTCTTGGATATGGGCAGTCCAAAAATGACTACTCTCTTTTTATAAAGAGAATatcttcatcaatcatcattgtTACAATACATATAGATGACATCCTTGTTACTAGGAATAACCAACAAGAAATCAAGGATTTAAAAGATCACCTACATAAGAAATTCACTATCAAAGACTTAGGACATTTGAACTACTTTCTTGGGATGGAAATAAGTCATACTACAGAAGGAGTTATCTTAACTCAATATAAAT TTTATGCAGCATTGCTTTATGTCCTCAATTATGTCAATGGTACTTGTGGTCAAGGAATTATCCTTAAGGGTAGTGATAAACTAGTATTACAAGCCTTCTCAAACTCAAACTGGGCTTCTTGTCTTGACAGTAGAAGATCTATCACTGGATATTTAATTTTACTAGGAAAGTCTCCTATATGTTGGAAAGCAAAAAAGCAACATATTGTCTCCAAATCTAGCTCAGAAGCAGAGTATCGAGATATATGTCTCAAGCGACTTTAA
- the LOC130825330 gene encoding uncharacterized protein LOC130825330 — protein sequence MLRPVLACCKLYISESRNKAALVSIERAVKLLSGARIINKFEDETYNRVGYTLVSKLPPNFSSGDCSLKDVAFAMVKAALIAVNFNSHSGTHPRLGVVDHICFHPLGIASMEQTTYIARSLAREVGTKLEVPTFLYGAAHEEGRTLDSIRRGLGYFRPNTRGNIWVGGPNSQHLPLSPDEGPSHVDLSKGVVVIGSTRWVDNYNVPIFSTDFSAVRRIAKLVSERGGGLPSVQAMALAHGEGTIEVACNLLEPSKVGGDQVQIEVERLAKEEGMVAGKGYFTDFSEEKIINAFLDYKDSSIDH from the exons ATGTTAAGACCTGTGCTTGCTTGTTGCAAGTTATACATATCTGAAAGCCGCAACAAAGCTGCCCTTGTGTCTATTGAACGAGCTGTCAAGCTTTTGTCTGGAGCTAGAATTATCAATAAGTTTGAAGATGAAACTTACAATAGAGTTGGTTATACTCTTGTTTCTAAGTTACCTCCAAATTTTTCTTCGGGCGATTGCTCTCTAAAAGATGTTGCATTTGCAATGGTTAAAGCTGCTTTGATAGCAGTTAATTTCAATAGTCACAGTGGAACCCATCCTCGTCTAGGAGTTGTTGATCACATTTGCTTTCACCCATTGGGTATTGCTTCTATGGAGCAAACGACTTATATTGCAAGGTCTTTGGCCAGAGAAGTTGGCACCAAGCTTGAAG TACCAACCTTTCTCTATGGAGCGGCACATGAAGAGGGACGCACTCTTGATTCCATTAGAAGAGGGCTTGGTTACTTTAGGCCCAACACTCGCGGAAATATTTGGGTTGGGGGGCCAAATTCGCAGCATTTACCTTTGTCCCCAGATGAAGGGCCTAGTCATGTTGATCTATCTAAGGGCGTTGTTGTTATAGGGAGTACAAGATGGGTGGATAATTACAATGTCCCAATCTTTTCAACAGATTTTTCAGCTGTTCGTAGAATTGCTAAACTCGTCAGCGAAAGAGGAGGTGGACTTCCGTCAGTGCAAGCTATGGCGCTTGCTCACGGTGAGGGAACAATCGAGGTAGCTTGCAATTTGTTGGAACCGAGCAAGGTTGGAGGCGATCAAGTTCAAATTGAGGTTGAGCGTCTTGCAAAGGAAGAAGGTATGGTTGCTGGAAAGGGTTACTTCACTGATTTTTCTGAAGAAAAAATCATCAATGCTTTCTTGGATTATAAAGATTCATCTATTGACCATTAA